One Rhodobacteraceae bacterium M385 genomic region harbors:
- a CDS encoding rod-binding protein, with amino-acid sequence MRDISMTLVIPSTTLTPQEMPAAVDPHAELRSVAEDLEAAFLAEMLKHAGFGEARDENSFGGGIGEEQFSSMLRSEHANALSAQGGLGLAESIFDSLVRRAEAAQ; translated from the coding sequence ATGCGAGATATTTCCATGACCCTAGTGATTCCCTCTACGACACTGACACCGCAAGAAATGCCCGCCGCCGTGGACCCCCACGCTGAATTGCGAAGCGTCGCCGAAGATCTTGAAGCGGCTTTCCTGGCCGAAATGTTGAAACACGCGGGCTTTGGCGAAGCGCGAGACGAAAACAGCTTTGGCGGCGGCATCGGGGAGGAGCAATTTAGCTCGATGCTCCGTTCCGAACATGCCAACGCGCTGTCGGCGCAAGGCGGGCTTGGCTTGGCGGAATCCATCTTCGACTCTCTCGTTCGTCGTGCGGAGGCTGCTCAATGA